The proteins below come from a single Streptomyces sp. B3I8 genomic window:
- a CDS encoding hemerythrin domain-containing protein: protein MGHGGDVIHELTTDHREVEEMFARFEALPTGDSRRKELADQVTIELVRHSVAEEMHLYPAVRRYLPDGDSLADKELEEHSTAERTMKELEGCRPDDPRFDQLMSSLMSEIREHVADEENNLFPRLRQAADAADLEKLGEKVRTAKKTAPTRPHPASPDKPPANKLLAPGAGLIDRLRDALSGRGKSD, encoded by the coding sequence GTGGGACACGGCGGAGACGTCATTCACGAACTGACCACCGACCACCGCGAAGTCGAGGAGATGTTCGCCCGATTCGAGGCACTGCCGACCGGGGACAGCCGCCGCAAGGAGCTGGCCGACCAGGTCACGATCGAACTCGTGCGCCACTCCGTCGCCGAGGAGATGCATCTCTACCCCGCGGTGCGCAGGTACCTCCCGGACGGCGACTCCCTCGCCGACAAGGAGCTGGAGGAACACAGCACGGCCGAGCGCACCATGAAGGAACTGGAGGGCTGCCGGCCCGACGATCCCCGCTTCGACCAGTTGATGTCCTCTCTGATGAGCGAGATCCGCGAGCACGTCGCCGACGAGGAGAACAACCTGTTCCCCCGGCTGCGCCAGGCGGCCGACGCCGCGGACCTCGAGAAGCTCGGCGAGAAGGTGCGCACGGCCAAGAAGACGGCCCCGACCCGGCCCCACCCGGCCTCCCCGGACAAGCCGCCGGCCAACAAGCTGCTCGCCCCGGGCGCCGGCCTGATCGACAGGCTCCGCGACGCCCTGTCGGGCCGCGGCAAGAGCGACTGA
- a CDS encoding helix-turn-helix transcriptional regulator, which yields MATGEFGGAVRRWRDRVSPEAAGLPAGGQRRAAGLRREELAMLAGISVDYVTRLEQGRASNPSPQVVEALARALRLSGTERAHLFRLAGLLAPGGNTVPTHVTPSVQRMLDRLAETPVAVFDASWTLLFANPPYAALMGDPSGWRGNERDSVWRHFVGPGSRARHTPESLRAFERALVADVRATVARYPDDPRLRDLVAGLRARSERFAELWDSGAVGVHEAARKIIDHPRVGAVMLDCDVLSVSGSDLRIMVYTAEPGSEDADRLALLTVLGTQTPAH from the coding sequence ATGGCCACAGGGGAATTCGGCGGTGCGGTGCGCCGCTGGCGGGACCGGGTGTCCCCGGAGGCGGCCGGGCTCCCGGCCGGCGGGCAGCGGCGGGCGGCGGGGCTGCGCCGCGAGGAGCTGGCCATGCTGGCCGGCATCTCGGTCGACTACGTCACCCGACTCGAACAGGGCCGGGCGTCGAACCCCTCGCCCCAGGTCGTCGAGGCGCTCGCGCGGGCGCTGCGGCTGTCGGGCACCGAGCGGGCCCATCTGTTCCGGCTGGCCGGGTTGCTCGCGCCGGGCGGCAACACCGTGCCGACCCATGTGACGCCGAGCGTGCAGCGGATGCTGGACCGGCTGGCGGAGACGCCGGTCGCGGTCTTCGACGCGTCCTGGACGCTGCTGTTCGCCAATCCGCCGTACGCGGCGCTGATGGGCGATCCGTCGGGGTGGCGGGGCAATGAACGCGACAGTGTGTGGCGGCACTTCGTCGGGCCGGGCAGCCGTGCCCGGCACACCCCGGAGTCGTTGCGGGCGTTCGAGCGGGCGCTCGTGGCCGATGTGCGGGCGACCGTCGCCCGCTACCCCGACGATCCGCGGCTGCGGGATCTGGTGGCCGGGCTGCGGGCGCGGAGCGAGCGGTTCGCCGAGCTGTGGGACTCCGGGGCGGTCGGTGTGCACGAGGCGGCGCGCAAGATCATCGATCACCCGCGGGTGGGGGCCGTGATGCTGGACTGCGACGTGCTCTCCGTGTCCGGCAGCGATCTGCGGATCATGGTGTACACGGCGGAGCCGGGCAGCGAGGACGCCGACCGGCTGGCGCTGCTGACGGTCCTCGGCACGCAGACGCCGGCGCACTGA
- a CDS encoding alpha/beta fold hydrolase — MPLTPATGAPVHRLVPSPAGRTHLVEQGEGPLVLLVHGFPESWYSWRHQLPALAAAGYRAVALDVRGYGRSSRPAAPEAYRMLDLVEDCVAVVEALGEPTAAVVGHDWGSNIAATCALLRPEVFRAVAMLSVPYAPPGGPRPTEVFARIGGEDEFYVSYFQEPGRAEAEIEPDVRGWLAGMYAALSADTMPAADAPDPHFVSRGGRMRDRFPAGTLPSWLTEDELDIYAGEFERTGLTGALNRYRNMDRDWADLTAHHGAAITQPSLFAGGTRDASTTWLSEAIEAFPHTLPGLVGSHLLEGCGHWIQQERPEEINRLLTEWLAGLPTA, encoded by the coding sequence GTGCCCCTCACACCCGCCACCGGCGCACCCGTCCACCGCCTGGTGCCCTCGCCCGCCGGGCGCACCCATCTGGTCGAGCAGGGCGAGGGTCCCCTGGTCCTGCTCGTGCACGGTTTCCCGGAGTCCTGGTACTCCTGGCGGCACCAGCTCCCCGCCCTCGCCGCGGCCGGCTACCGTGCCGTGGCCCTGGACGTGCGCGGCTACGGGCGGTCCTCCCGGCCCGCCGCGCCGGAGGCGTACCGCATGCTCGACCTGGTCGAGGACTGCGTCGCCGTCGTCGAGGCCCTCGGCGAGCCGACGGCGGCGGTCGTCGGGCACGACTGGGGCTCCAACATCGCCGCCACCTGCGCACTCCTGCGGCCCGAGGTGTTCCGCGCCGTCGCCATGCTCAGCGTCCCCTACGCCCCGCCCGGCGGCCCCCGGCCCACCGAGGTCTTCGCACGGATCGGCGGCGAGGACGAGTTCTACGTCTCCTACTTCCAGGAGCCCGGACGCGCCGAGGCGGAGATCGAGCCCGACGTACGGGGCTGGCTGGCCGGCATGTACGCGGCGCTGTCCGCCGACACCATGCCCGCCGCCGACGCACCCGACCCGCACTTCGTCTCCCGCGGCGGACGGATGCGCGACCGGTTCCCGGCCGGCACACTGCCGTCCTGGCTCACGGAGGACGAACTCGACATCTACGCAGGCGAGTTCGAGCGGACCGGACTGACCGGGGCACTCAACCGCTACCGGAACATGGACCGGGACTGGGCCGACCTCACCGCCCACCACGGCGCCGCCATCACCCAGCCCTCCCTGTTCGCGGGCGGCACCCGGGACGCCTCCACCACCTGGCTGAGCGAGGCGATCGAGGCTTTCCCCCACACCCTGCCCGGTCTGGTCGGCTCGCACCTGCTGGAGGGCTGCGGCCACTGGATCCAGCAGGAGCGCCCGGAGGAGATCAACCGCCTGCTCACGGAGTGGCTCGCCGGACTGCCGACCGCCTGA
- a CDS encoding SDR family NAD(P)-dependent oxidoreductase, which translates to MTTTLITGANKGLGFETARRLIEAGHTVYLGSRDAERGRRAADTLGARPLLIDVTDDASVAAAAETVEADGAGLDVLINNAGIEGRGPGNSVIGAADVTADMMRETFETNVFGTVRVTHAFLPLLRRSAAPVMVNVSSGLASLTGLSTPGTPAYGYPGVAYPASKAAVNMVTVQFAKAFPGMRINAVEPGFTKTDLNGNTGIQTVEEGAEIIVRMAQVGADGPTGGYFAADGPLPW; encoded by the coding sequence ATGACCACGACACTGATCACCGGGGCCAACAAGGGCCTCGGCTTCGAGACCGCCCGCCGCCTCATCGAAGCGGGCCACACCGTTTACCTCGGCAGCCGGGACGCCGAACGCGGCCGCCGCGCCGCCGATACGCTCGGCGCCCGCCCGCTCCTCATCGACGTCACCGACGACGCATCCGTCGCCGCGGCGGCCGAGACCGTCGAGGCGGACGGCGCCGGTCTGGACGTACTGATCAACAACGCCGGGATCGAGGGCCGGGGCCCCGGCAACAGCGTCATCGGTGCCGCGGACGTCACCGCCGACATGATGCGCGAGACGTTCGAGACGAACGTCTTCGGCACGGTCCGCGTCACCCACGCCTTCCTGCCGCTGCTGCGCCGCTCCGCCGCCCCGGTGATGGTCAACGTCAGCAGCGGCCTCGCCTCGCTGACCGGCCTGAGCACCCCGGGCACACCGGCGTACGGCTATCCGGGCGTCGCCTATCCCGCCTCGAAGGCGGCGGTCAACATGGTCACCGTGCAGTTCGCGAAGGCGTTCCCCGGGATGCGGATCAACGCCGTCGAGCCCGGCTTCACCAAGACGGACCTCAACGGGAACACGGGGATCCAGACCGTGGAGGAGGGGGCCGAGATCATCGTACGGATGGCGCAGGTGGGTGCGGACGGTCCCACGGGCGGCTACTTCGCCGCAGACGGCCCGCTTCCGTGGTGA